The genomic DNA CTCCAGTCAGTGTTAAAGACCATAGCTTCTCCTTGGGTATACTCTGGCATACTATTGAGAGGTCCGCGTCTGCCAGTTGGAGGCGAGCATTCTCTATATACGCCTCCGCCTCTTGCCTTCCAGTATCTATGGCGGCCTCCTTGGGGGAGTCGAATGGGATGAGATATTCCCCTAATCCATCCGTCCCAAGAAGCTCATCGATGCCGCCAACTTTGTTCTTCTTGCCTATCAGGCCAACGAGTATTTCGACATTTTTGGAGGCCCGCAACGCTGCGTTTGTAGCATTAGCGGAACCCATTATTATGTGCGTGTAGTCAGAATAGTAACGTGTCTCGAACAGGTAAACCTTGGCATGCAAGCCAGTAGAGAGTGGCTGGTCCGACTGATTGTCTTCCTCACCATCTTCGGTTTCCGCAGCTTCGTCCAGATGAAGACACTGTGAAAAAAGGCTGAGTGTGTCCTTTTTTATACTTATTAGGGACTCAGGCCTGGATATTAATGCGTCTGCCGATTTGGTTTTCTTCACCAAGGATTGAAGGGCCTCGTCAGAGCAGAATGGTGAGATAACAGCCATTTTATTTGACGTTGGCGGTTCCCAGTCAAACTCTTTGGTCCCGGGAAGATAGAAGGCCAATTCATCAAAACCATCGGGAAGCTCCCATTGGGCTCTATGCATATCCTCTGAAAACCTGATTGTCTGCTCGATTCTGGCCTGATCAACGTCTCCTGTGGCAAGCCCGGGAAGTGATTTGAAGAAGTGTGCCAGGGGTTTATTGACCTTTGCTTTGCGTCCTCCGATTGTGCCTTCGAGCTGAAGCGAAAGGTCCCAAGATTGATCAAACGTCATATTTCTGGTTAAGACAACCAGCCTGAGCATTGAGCCGCTTTTGTCCGGGCTGACAAACCGGATAGCCCACACTTTCGGATGGAAGACCCCTCCGTTTGGAGCCTTAACCTCTACGACCATTCCTTCCAGAAAACCAAAAAGTGGATTTGGCTTGGCGATCTGGGGCACCTGAATTCGACCTTTTTGAACATATACGGTAATTCTCTTTGAGTACCTCCGTATGGCCTCAAGGATTGACAAGGGATCAGGCTCAGCCTGCCCCCAGCTTGTTATCAAAGCAAGGTACACGGGAGCTTCAAGCAGCAGGGCTGGGTCCATTGAAAACGTCGTTGCAATGGCCTCGTCGAAAATCATCCCCGGTGGAGGAGTGAGGGCTGAAGTGTAAAGGCTTCGGGAGTTTGGATTCAGCATTTCTTCCCCCGGTTCATGCCCTGATAGAGATCATTCAAGAGAACCTTTACATTAGGCCAACGGTAAACAAGTTTCCCGACACCGGAATACCCGCCCCATTGCTTAAGTGCCAGTTGATTCCTGAATCGAGAACGTGAACCTTTGAGTTTCATCTCCCGGTGCTTAACAAGGTTCATTGCCTCTGCGTTCTCAAGCAGGTCTTTGGGGGATTTTCGGGCCAGCTCGATCCACTGCTGCACAAAGGACCGTGTCTGTGGAGTGATCGTGTGACGACGGTCAATGGTCAACTCCCAAAGGCGGTTTACTAACCAGGCTCTTACTTCATCAAGAGGAAAGTTTTTTACCCAATCATCGAAACTGGCCTGATGTTCTGAGACACGGTCATCAAGACCACGAAGTTGAGCAAGCTGGATGTTGTAGGATAACGCCGCCCCGTGCAACGTCTCGGAGAATAGCCGAGCGTGAGTCAGCAGCTCTTTATGCTCCTGAGAAAAATGACCGTAGTCTGGGTGCTCCCATGGAGCTCTGGTGTCTGCAGGTTCGCAATGCAGCGATAAAAAGGAAAGTAGGCTTTGTGAACAACTAACCTGAATGCGGTCCCGAATAAATTCGGCTTCTTCTAGGGATAAGGCAAAATCCACTTTTGCGGGAAAGGTATCCGGGGGCGCAGGTAACCGAGGGTGCCAGCTCAGGACTCCCAATCTCTGATCGTCATTGATGTCATCACCTCGCGCTTTGGCATCTTTCTCCAGAGCTTTCAAAGTATTTTGACGCCGATAGATCTCGTCGATTCGCTTGTAGTATTCTTCCTGAGAGTATGGTGTGAGGCGAATACCCCATGCGCCGAGACCAGCCCAGTAAACAGAACTGGGTAACCGTTTGAGTCGTTTGCCAGCTGTTTTGCCGAAAACGCCTGCCTGGTCATCGGAGTCCAGAAGAGGTTGAACCAGATCTCTTTCCAGTTTGTCAGCCTGGATCGCAAAGCTATCCATTGAAAGTCGCTTATCTTCCAGTCCCTGATATATCCATGGCGTGAACAGCATGTACCGAAGACGGGTCTGGATCGTGCTTGTGCCAGGGAACAATTGATCCGCAAAACTATCTCTCACAGAGCCGAGGCCCAGCTCATCACGGCTTTCCTTCTCCTGAAAAAGGGAAAGGATGCGAAGAGTGCGCTCTCTCGCCTTTGAATCGTGATCAATCCATGCAAGGACGGACGGCATATTTCGTTACTCCTTTGCAAGCACTTAAATTACCCTACCCTCACACGGGGAAGTACCTCAGGCAACGGCCTTCGACCACCCTTAATACGTTTGTGAGAGACTCACGGTAATTTCTTCTGTCTTCTTATCATCAGGGGATGCCTCAATGGTTTCTTCTGCCTCGTTAAACAGATATGTCTGAAAAGCATCCTGACCGCTATACTTCTCAAATGTTCGCCCGTATATAGAAGCCTTTAAGTGCCTAAGCTGCTCTTTCAGTAAATAGAACTTCTCTATTAGGTCTGTATGGCTTCTCTCAAGGTCAGTATATCTTTGCTCAGAGGCAGCCTAGGAATAAATAATCTTTTTTAGTTTGCCAACATCATCGGGCAGGTGTGTGAGCTCAATATTCACGCAGAGGCATTATAGCATAACCCCATGTATCTACAAGACAGTTATTACTTTTTTTAATTGGCACATGTAATGTTATAAAATATTGACATGATGGCCGGGGTCTGGCATGGCATTATCCCCAATTGTGATTTTATCTGAAAACCTTATTTTGAACTCAGGCAAAAAAATTGCTGAATGAATGATTCTCTCTCTTCTATCTGATTAGAGGTATATCTTCCATTTCGTGGAGTCAACCTGACATAGTTATCAATAACCAATGTTGCTCGACCAAACTTATAAGACTTCAAATAGGGAGTAATCTGCTTTAGTAGGTCCAGCGCTTGCCTGTTTGAGATTGAATATGTAAAACTTGGTGTATGATTATCGCGTGAAGTGCGCTTAGTTGTAATTAGACCTGCACCTACTGTTTCTTGGACGTAATTGAGCAGATTACGTTCTGTATTACTGATGCTTACAACGAGCTGACGATTATCAGCTCTATGCTTCCTGCTCAGTGAAATAGTTCCTTCTCCATCAATCAGGCCAGCGATGTAAGCTGCTTCTTCAGATGTAATTTTATTTGTTTGCCTGTATATTGCCATCCTGTCATCCGTTTCTTCAGAATGATTTTATACTATTTTACATATAAATAAAGCCCCTGACTGAACATATGTCAGGGGCTTTGCAAATTGGTGGAGGCGGCGGGACAGCGTTTCCACTTCTTTCGAAGTGGGCTGGACTATGCCTTCATCCTGTAACATCCAGGATGCGGGGCGTCTTATCCACTTATAAAGTGGATCCTAGTACCCGCTCATTCAATGAAGACCAGCGGGTCTATGAGTCTCTACAGGGCAGCCCTGAGGTTTGCCCCCTTGCTACCCCTCGGCGTTACCATGACATCCAGGTTCCCCTCACCCTGCCCTCTCCCCGAAGGGGAGAGGGCAGGTGAATACAAAGCCGAAATGCCGTCAGGCTTCACCGATGTGAGCCCCGTTTTCACTCTGCCCTTACGGGCAAAGGCGACCCTTGTTGATCGAACCCGCGTCCGGAAGCGTTCAGCATCAGGACCTCTACATGCTTAGCCGTGCGAATTAAGGTTTCGCAGTTCATCATGCCCGCAGGCAGGCTCAAAAGAACCGCTATCCCGCTGTAGTCTCACCCACCCCCTGCAGGAGGAAAAAGGCAGGCCAGCCTGTAATTATGACACCCTAATCCTGCGGCACAGGCAGCCTCAGGCAGGGCGTCGCAGCCTAATTAGGCAGCGAGAGCGTAATCTGCGTTAGCAGTTGTGTTTTTCCCGTTTTTTTAATGAGGCCTACGGGACCTCAGCATGCAATCCTGGCATCTTCGTCCCCGTCGAAGCCAGTCGCCCCCAAGCTTCGGACGTAATAAATGTCTTTCTGCGGCGTTGGACTCCTCAGGGAATCCTCAACGTACTTTTCAAGTACGCCTCCGGTTCCCTTCGTCGTCCGCCTTGCAGAAAGCCATTTCTTACGCCCTAGTTAAGCTATGTTATCAAAGAACAAGGTTTCTGTTTAATTTAATGCTGACCGTGCGGCTCATAAGGCTCGTAGAACTCATTGTCTATCGCTGCCCTTATATCTTTTATACTGTATCCTTTGTTATTCAGCTCTTTGGCACGTATAGCCTCTAACATGCATATATCACATCCGGAGCCATGGCCATCTGTAAAGCATGTCCTGAGACTCTTGTGATCATGGTCTTCTGCGCAGTAACAATAGCAATAGAGTTGATCGAGTACCTCAGGTATTTCGGCCGCTGCGGCGTATGCCTCCCGGACCTGCCCGGTAAAATAAACAGTCGGCACGATTGCCCCCATCTCTCCTCCCCGCCAATCCGGGTTGTTTTTATACTCCATATATACTTCAGGCTGACTACTGTCGCGGGAA from Nitrospirota bacterium includes the following:
- a CDS encoding LAGLIDADG family homing endonuclease encodes the protein MAIYRQTNKITSEEAAYIAGLIDGEGTISLSRKHRADNRQLVVSISNTERNLLNYVQETVGAGLITTKRTSRDNHTPSFTYSISNRQALDLLKQITPYLKSYKFGRATLVIDNYVRLTPRNGRYTSNQIEERESFIQQFFCLSSK
- a CDS encoding phospholipase D family protein, translated to MLNPNSRSLYTSALTPPPGMIFDEAIATTFSMDPALLLEAPVYLALITSWGQAEPDPLSILEAIRRYSKRITVYVQKGRIQVPQIAKPNPLFGFLEGMVVEVKAPNGGVFHPKVWAIRFVSPDKSGSMLRLVVLTRNMTFDQSWDLSLQLEGTIGGRKAKVNKPLAHFFKSLPGLATGDVDQARIEQTIRFSEDMHRAQWELPDGFDELAFYLPGTKEFDWEPPTSNKMAVISPFCSDEALQSLVKKTKSADALISRPESLISIKKDTLSLFSQCLHLDEAAETEDGEEDNQSDQPLSTGLHAKVYLFETRYYSDYTHIIMGSANATNAALRASKNVEILVGLIGKKNKVGGIDELLGTDGLGEYLIPFDSPKEAAIDTGRQEAEAYIENARLQLADADLSIVCQSIPKEKLWSLTLTG